The genomic stretch TATCTATTTCAAGGGCTGATAGAGGGTCACATTCGATGAAAAAACTTCTACGCATATGCTCTAAACTTAATCAGCTTTTGTTTCTTGAATTAAGAAACTCTTGAATTAAGAACTCAAAAACTTGAAGTGGCTCTAACCTTATTATTTTAGAAGCGAAAACGCTTAAAAGTAGTGCAGTTTTCAACGTATTTTGACGTTTTCACACAAACAACGTGgttaattttattgttttctcaGCTCAAATTAAACTTTTTACACCGTTCTACAGTTCGTTCTTAGTTATTATTTCTCCTACTGCTTtggttttcgaaaaattaaaatttgatgcTGCAGAACTTGTGGTTCGATTGCCAGTTTTATACTGATGCAAGTTCTCCACCAACATGCtacatcaaaattgtaacttcgtacaacttttgaacatttttacttccaaaattgcatttttactTTGATTCAGACATGTAAAAGCTGCATCTAGTAAAATTACAGTCACTTTAAGGAATAGTAggagaactgctccattattcatctcagcccatatattcatctcatacaacatgaaaacacaattgaaaacagaaaaaaacgcatattttcttcttaaatcaatctgctaatccatggaatggattcttcttagttcactttagattcctcataaagtataatcctcaaaaactaacttgaaagcactaaatttgatatttttgccgggcatctgcactcgaaaactcatttaattcaatcacctacctcaaaaaacaaaatccgtgcattgttctatacggctacaacgggactcgttcagcagccaaccaaagtttttttcatcactagcggaccactttttattttaatcaccaaacaaaatcactcactatattaagaatactttaatctttgaaatgttcacctcaaatttccaaaaatcaagcttgaattagcagaaatatatgagatgaatttctacaattcctaaatttcaactgtatgtattttcatctgttttcactgcgtttgaGAAAATTTAATGTTGccaaatcaatttctgttattacgaaaaaatcatactgaaaatgtggaATTATTCCgatataattgacataaatctatagcactgtagtggttacctaggttaccaattttgcacgtaaacaactgcagcggatacctaggtaacctactacgacgggctgcggctacgttcattcataataatgtgattcattcaagattaacagtgtgatgaatatgggggcgtcgtatAATACGCTCACAAAAACAAACAGGAATACAAAGAAACAAATACGATTTTTCTTCCCGCGcctactttttgatcaacctgttCACATTTGTTACGTTTTTTGTCATAAAAATGCACTCATGATAAGCTTTATTGGAATTTTAGTACGCTACTAAGATAACGTTGAAAATTTCACTATATTTGAGTAACTTTTTATCACAACCAAAACAGTGGATTTTatgcaaattttaaaaaattaagatTGACGATGTTCGAGACTAACCTCTGCATCTGCAGAACTAACCTCTGCatcagcaattcattggaccggaaccgtttttgggtacttccacatccgccattaaaggcgaactaagtacatggaaaaagctaaagatagcatctcaatggcaacatgcgcagggttgcaggcaagctaaacagtttatctaccctaaccctacggttaccaaacggctacttagtttaactcgtagtgaactacgcatcatcacgggacttctcactggacactgtcctgctctttatcatttaaagaaaatcggcaaagtcctaaccgactattgtcgcttttgcaacgctgaacctgagagctcagcgcatttgctctgcttttgcggggctcttgcttcatcgaggtttaacttctttggaagttacctctcaactccataccaggtatggagcaccaatcccaaaacggtcacaggtttcatcaaccatgtagttccggattggggcacaggcttacaaccaactagctcaactccatcaatgagttcgagcatcttgtaatctgggtaaagtaatcgggaccagccataaaagacaaacattcctgtcgcagtgacgctttctacccaatgcccttcaggcatacaaaaaaaaaacctctgcaTCTTTGTTTTCTCTCGATTCTCTCCCACAGGTAATACTTGGCTGCCTGTGTGCCCCGCTGGCTCTAGCGGATGAACCGGTCGCAGTTCGCCAGAAGCGCAGCCCAACTCCGTTCTTCTTCAACAAAGGTCACGACGATCACCACCATCACCCGGAGCCCAAGTGCGTCTGGGAGAAGAAACTCGGCTGGAAGGAGGACTGGAAGAAGGTCTGGGAAACGAAAAAGATCGAAGTGTGGAAGTCCGAATGGAAGAAGCAGCAGATTCCGGTGTGGAAGAAGGTAGAAGTGCCAATCTGGCGGGAGGTTAAGGTACCCGACTGGAAGATCGTGAAGACACCGTACTGGAAGGAGACCGAAATTCCGGCCTGGAAGGAAGTTCAGGTGCCTGACTGGAAGAAGGTGACGAAACCGGTGTGGAAGGAAGTTCAGGTTCCAGTCTGGAAAGAAGTCCAAGTCCCCGAATGGAAACAGATCTGGGTGCCGGATACGGTGAAGGTTGGCATTCCTGGCGAGAAGTTCCTGGGCAAGGATGAGCACGGTTGGGAGTACACAAGCCACGATCTGTGGAAGAAAAAGATGGTCTGGAAGCCACTATGGAAGAAGGTGTGGAAAACAGTGAAGAAAGAGGAGTGGAAAACAGAGAAAAAGCTAGAATGGAAGGATGAGTGGGTGCAGATATGGCGCACGGAAAAGCAACAGATCTGGGTGAAGAAGAAGGAAGAAGCATGGAAGGAAGACAAAATCGAAGTGTGGCGTGTAGAGAAAAAGCAAGAGTGGGCTACAGAAAAGAAGCTAG from Wyeomyia smithii strain HCP4-BCI-WySm-NY-G18 chromosome 3, ASM2978416v1, whole genome shotgun sequence encodes the following:
- the LOC129727430 gene encoding golgin subfamily A member 6-like protein 25 encodes the protein MRRPSRMRSLALLVILGCLCAPLALADEPVAVRQKRSPTPFFFNKGHDDHHHHPEPKCVWEKKLGWKEDWKKVWETKKIEVWKSEWKKQQIPVWKKVEVPIWREVKVPDWKIVKTPYWKETEIPAWKEVQVPDWKKVTKPVWKEVQVPVWKEVQVPEWKQIWVPDTVKVGIPGEKFLGKDEHGWEYTSHDLWKKKMVWKPLWKKVWKTVKKEEWKTEKKLEWKDEWVQIWRTEKQQIWVKKKEEAWKEDKIEVWRVEKKQEWATEKKLEWKEEWKEIKVPAWKEIQVPAWKKVWKPVWEKICVPVSHGWH